Genomic segment of Arthrobacter antioxidans:
TGGGGAGCGATGTCTGACACGAACACAGCCTCGGTACCCACGCAGGACCCCGGTCACCCGGTCCGCGACGATCCCTCGGCGCCGCGCGGCGGCTCCACCGTCCGGTCGAGTGCGATCATGGCCGCCGGCACCCTCGTCTCCCGGATCCTCGGCCTGGTCCGCGTGGCGCTGCTGGCGACGGCGATCGGCGCTGCGGGTCAGGTCTCGGACCTCTTCACCTCGGCCAACAACCTCCCCAACTTCCTCTACCTGATGCTGGCCGGGGGTGTGTTCAATGCCGTCCTGGTGCCCCAGATCATCCGCGCCAGCAAGCAGGCGGACCGGGGCGCGGACTTCGTCAGCCGGCTCCTCACGCTCGCCGCCGTCGTCCTGCTCGTGCTCACCGTGCTCGTCACCCTCGCCGCGCCGGTCATCGTCGGCGTGACCACGAACTTCACGGGAGCGAATCTCGCTCTCACGACGGCCTTCGCCTTCTGGTGCCTTCCACAGATCTTCTTCTACGGTATCTACGCGGTAACCGGTCAGATCCTCAACGCCAACGGGTCGTTCGGCCCGTACATGTGGGCTCCCGTGGTCAACAACGTCGTGTCCATCGCCTTCCTGGTGGTCTTCATCGCCCTCATGGGGGGCGAGCAGGCGGAACGGCACCAGCCGGAGACGTGGACCATGGAGCAGACGGTGCTGCTGGCCGGTGGGACCACGCTCGGCATCGTGATCCAGGCGCTCGTGATGTTCATCCCGCTGAAGCGCCTGAACCTGGGCCTGCGGCCGAAGTTCGGGATCCGCGGCACGGGCCTCGGGCGGACCGGGAAGCTCGCCTCGGTGACGATCCTGACGATGCTCATCGGCAACGGCCTCTATCTCGTGAACCTGAAGATCGCCACGATCGCCTCCGACGCCCGGCCGCGGCTCCTCGCACAGGATCCGCCCGTGCAGATCGCGGGGTGGACCAACCTCGAGTTCGCTGCGATGGTGTACCAGCTGCCGCACGCGGTGATCGCGCTGTCCCTGGCCACGGTCATGTTCAACCAGCTGTCCTCAGCGCATGCTGACGGCGATCTCCCCACCGTCCGGGCCACCCTGTCCCAGGGTCTGCGCATCATCGGAGTCGCGACCGTGTTCGGCGCTGCCACCCTGCTCACCTTCGCCGGACCCCTCGGCATGCTGTTCAGCGAGTCACCGGAGAGTGCGGCCATCAACGGGGTGATCATCGCGATCCTCGCCGTGGGCGCCCCGTTCCTCAGTGCCAACTTCTTCCTCAACCGCGTCTTCTACGCGAGCGAGGACGTCAGGACGCCGCTGAAGATCCAGATCATCCTGTCCGCCGTAGGGGTCAGCCTCGCCCTCGTCGCGGGTACGTTCGATCCGCGGCTGATCGTACCGATGCTGGCCGTCGCCTACTCGCTGGGCAACGCGATCGCCGTCGTCGTCAGCCATCTGTTCCTCACCCGCAAGATCGGCTCCTACGGCGCCGGACACGTCTTCGACGTCCATGTCCGCCTCACCCTGGCCGGGATCGTGGCGGCGATCGCGGGGACCGCACTGTGCTGGGCGTTCGGAGGGTACAGCGCGGACGGCTTCCTCTGGCAGTCGAAACTGAACGCCATCGTCGTGCTCGCGATCGGCGGCGTCCTCATGCTGGCCGTGTACCTCGTCATGCTGAAAATGCTGCGCGTCACCGAACTCACCGAACTCACGGGCCCGATATTCGCTCGATTCCGCCGGAGCGGCGGCTGACCCACCAGCCCGGGAATGGGACGACCGACCGGTAGCATGGGTAAAAATCAGCCAGGGTTTCCGGGGAGGAACACGTGCCAGAAGCAGTAGACGTCGGTTCAGTGCTGGGTGGCCGTTACAAGGTGACCGCCTACGTGCTGGCATCTGCTGAGAAGGATCTCGTGCTCGACGGCGTCGACCAGGTCCTCAACCGGGCCGTCAGCATCCTCGTCGCCTCGGCCGGCAATGCCTCGCAGGTGGCCACGAGCGCCCGGGAACTGGCCACGGGGGACCGCAACGGGAACATCCAGGTCCTCGACCTCGGCATCACCGATTCCGGCACCTACCTGGTGACCAACCGCGCACCTGCCGCCGACATGCTCGACCTGATCGTCCAGCAGGACGCCCCGGCCCACGACGCGCCGTACATCGAACCGTTCTTCACCGACACGCTCGGCTCCGAGATCTTCGGCCGACCGCGTTCCACGGAACCCGAGACCTACGACGACGACGACCACTACGACGAGGACGACGCCAGGCCCCAGCGCCCCTCGCGGTTGTCCGGCCTGACGCAGCGTTTCAGTCGACGAGGTCCCGGGAACCAACAGCAGGACGACACCTCGGATCTCGAGCCCGTCACAGCCGAGCCGACCGCCGCGCAGCCCCTGGCCGAGCAGCGGTCGTCCTCGCATCGCGTTCCCCCGCCGCCGAACCGGCGGCCGGGCGGGACGTCGGCCGCAGGTTCGGCGGGGTCGCATGATGGGGACGGCCCGGAACGCCTGGACCCCGCCGCCGTGGCGGCCGGCGCCGCAGCAGGAGCATCGAGCGTCGGCGCCACGTCCGCCGCTGGAACTGCTTCCGCCAGTGGGGCACAGAAGGCCGCGCGGCCGGCCTCGAGGTTCCCGTTGTCCGCGTACAACGACGACGACGACGCGCACACCGGCGATTCCGGTGATTCCGGTGATTCCGGTGATTCCGACGAGTACGACACGGAGCAGGCGGACCGCGACGACTACGACGACAGCGACGGCGGCGGGCGGAAGTTCACCCGCGTCCTCGTCGGCGTGGTGCTCACCGTCGTCCTGGTGGTCGCCGTCGTCCTGGCAACGACGCACCTCGGGTCGGTGTTCAGCGGAAGCCGGCCCGTCGCGGACGACGCTCCCGTCCCGTCCACGAGCGCACCCGCCGAGGCCCCGACGACGGCTCCGGCCACTCCCTCGGCGGAGCCGACCCCTGCGGCGGTGGCTCCCGTGATCACGGGCATCACCCGACTCGTACCGGACAACCCCGGGCTCGACGCCGGCAATGACCGGACACTGCCGCTGATCATCGACGGGAACCCTGCGACCTTCTGGGGCAATCAGGTCTACGCCAGTGACACCTTCGGAGGCCTCGCCACGAATCTCGCGCTCGTCGTCGAACTGGAAGAGGAGTCCACCATCACGCAGGTCACCATCGACCAGTTGAACGCGGCGGGCGGCACCTTCTCCGTCCTGGTGAACGACCAGCCCACGCTCGACGGCGCGGAGCAGATCGCCCAGGGGGGCTTCACCGCGCCGACGGCGAACCTGCCCATCCCCGCCGGCCCGGACGGTCCCGTCACGGGACGGTACGTGATCATCAATTTCACGCAGCTGCCTCGGCTCTCCAACATCCAGGCCCAGTTCCCGTTCGGGCTCAGGATCGCCGAGATCGAGGTCGGCTGATCCCCTGCGGCGCGTGCTCCGCGATCCTGTGGAGCACGCATCGGAGCGAGCCCGGGCACCCTTCCCCCGCGGAATAACCGCACCAGCGGTTCCGTTGTGGGAGGTGTCCCCCGAGAACGCCCGGCACGGCCGTATCAGCGCAGGAACAGACAGGAAGGTCTTCCGAACACGTGACAACGCACACCGATGTCCAGCTGGAAACACCCACGGCGGATCCTTCCGGCGGTGAACACAAGATCCACGACGTCATCATCGTCGGGTCCGGGCCGTCCGGCTACACCGCCGCGGTCTACACCGCCCGGGCCAACCTCAAGCCCCTCATGATCGCCAGTTCCGTCAAGGCCGGCGGGGAACTCATGAACACCACCGACGTCGAGAACTTCCCCGGTTTCCCGGAGGGTGTCATGGGCCCCGAGCTCATGGAACAGTTCGAACAGCAGGCCCGCCGGTTCGGTACCGAGATCCTCTACGAGGACGTGGTCTCCGCACAACTCTCCGGTGACATCAAGAAGCTCACCATCGCCACGGGCGAGGAGTTCTTCGCACGGGCGGTCATCATCTCGACCGGTTCCGAATACCGCGAGATCGGCCTCGACGACGAGAAGCGGCTGTCAGGGCACGGCGTGAGCTGGTGTGCAACCTGCGACGGTTTCTTCTTCCGGGACCAGGACATCGCCGTGGTCGGTGGTGGTGACTCCGCCATGGAAGAGGCTCTGTTCCTGACGAAGTTCGCGCGCTCCGTCACAGTCATCCACCGCCGCGACAGCCTCCGCGCGTCGAAGATCATGCAGGATCGGGCCTTCGCCCACGAGAAGATCCGCTTCCTCTGGAACTCCGAGGTGGTCGGGATCCACGGTGCCGACAAGGTCACCGGGGTGAAGGTCGCGAGCACCATCGACGGCTCGACCAGCGACGTCGACGTCACCGGCATCTTCGTCGCGATCGGGAACGACCCGCGCGTGGACCTCGTCAAGGACCAGCTCCAGCTGACCAGCGAGGGCACCATCGCCGTCCAGGGCCGCACGTCGAAGACCTCGCTGCCCGGTGTGTTCGCCGCCGGTGATGTCATCGATCCGACCTACCGCCAGGCGATCACCGCGTCAGGCAGCGGCTGCGTCGCAGCCCTCGACGTGGAGCACTATCTGGCCGACACGGTCAGCGGAGCCCTCACGGCCGCCAGGGTCCCCACCCCTCCGGCCGAAGCGGTCTCCGAATCAGCCACTCTCTGATCGATCAACTACGCAAGGAGCAACACAATGAGCAACGCAAAGGATGTGACCGACGCGTCTTTCGACGCTGACGTCCTGCAGGCCACCAAGCCCGTCATCGTGGACTTCTGGGCCGAGTGGTGCGGCCCCTGCCGCATGCTGTCGCCGATCCTCGACGACATCGCAGCAGAGCACAGCGAGAAGATCGACGTCGTCAAGGTCAACGTCGACGACAACCCGGGTATTGCTGCCAAGTACGGCATCACGTCGATTCCCGCGGTGTACGTCTTCAAGGGTGGCGAGGTCGCAGCGACCTCCATCGGCGCCAAGCCGAAGCAGGTCCTCGAGCAGGAATTCGCGGCGTTCATCAACTGATCGCCCAGTAGGTGGAGGGGCCCGTCGGATCGATCCGACGGGCCCCTTTCTACGTGTCCGGCGTGAGGAGATTCTTTCTCCGGATCCGCTGGTCACTCCCAGCCACATGGCAGCCCTCCCTCGACCCGGGGATCCCTCGTTATAACCCAGGGCCGATGCGGCTCATGGATCGGCCACGGGAGGTCCTCCTGCCGCAGGTACAGCAGCGAAGGATCCCGGGTCATGCGACACCGGTCGCTGAGATGTCGCGGCCTTCGGAGTCCACTCGATGGCCTCACGTGACGGTCTTGCTCGATGGGGTCGCCCGACGGGTGTCGAACGGCCCTGGCCCGCCCCTGGGACCCGCCCCCCGCATACCGTTTCACGTGAAACAGTCGGACTCGACCTCATAGAACCCGGCAATCGTCTTCAATAGTTTGATTTCTATTCCAACAACCGGCTGCCGATGCCTGGAGGGCTGCAGACGGTCGAGTGTCGCGAAGATGCCGCTCCGCGATCCGAACGACACGACCTGGCGCACCCTCTGTCACCGTGCATCAGGTGATTCAATGCCCCACGGGTTAGTGGGCGCCAGGCCCGGTCTCAGTCCGGATCGGCTCCGTTCCCGACGTCGCATCGGCTTCGACGCCCGGCGCCGGTGCCGGTGCCGGATCGGCGTCGATGCGGGTTGCGAGACCCGCTCCCGCGCCGGCCGGTCCCCATTCCAGCTCTTGGTCGCGAACCGGCTTCCTCCATGCCATTGCTGACGGTGAACTGCAGGGCCTTCGACCCGGCCGGGTGTTTCACGTGAAACAGCATTCAGGTGGAAAAGCGGATGGCCTACATCTCCTGGCAGGCACTTCTCCCACGCGCAGTCGACGGGCCTCCACACCTGAAGTGCCCCTTAACCGCATGTGTACGCCTTATCGAGCCGAACCCGGCGGTTTCCGTACCGACAGCCGCTTGGTCGGTGCGCCGGTCGAGATCCAGGGCTGATCGCCGAGACAAAGGTGGCATCCGGAGGATCATGCGCAATCGCACATCCTCTGTGCGCTCTACCGGCGGCCCCCGGGCTGGAGTCGACCAGGACCGGCTGATCCTCCGAACGGACGCGTTCGCTCACCGGGGGTGAACGACAGACGCCGATCCCGAAACCGGGTACCAGTCTACGGACGCCTTCGAACGAGCTGACGACTTATGAAGGGTTGCCCGGAAATTAGAAACTCAATTCGACCGATTACCATTGATTCATCGTCGTGATGCCGACCGGAACCAGCATGTGGAGAGCCTTGGAGGACCTCGAAGGAAGATGTCGATGCAGCACTGGACAGTTGGCCTACCTATCGCGAGTGATTGTACAGTCGCTTCAGCTCCTCGTGACCGCACCACGGAGCCGCTCTTCACGGGAGGCCTGCCGCCCGTCCGTCGTACAGTCCACGCTCCACCAGCGCCGTGGCGCCTCATTGCCCCATGCCTGGGGACAGGCACTGATTCACGCGGCCTGCCCATCCAGGTTTCACGTGAAACACTCTCCTCCGTGCCGGTTCGATGTTTCACATGAAACATCGAACTCAGCTCCCTTGCTGTAGGATGACCGCGGGCCTCCACCTGCGCCGTGTGGCACTCCATGGGCGTCTTGCGGTAGTCCTACTGCCTCGCCGCACCGTCGCGGACAGCGAACGGGTGGACTTCCGGACCACGGGGCCGCACGGCTCGCCGTCAGGCTCCGGCGCGCAGCACGCGCAATCTCGACCGCAGCAGACAGATGCTGCCGGCCCGCATGTCGACAGTTCTTCCTGCCTGCCGCCGTCCAGCACCCCGACCACCACAAGCGATCGACCACCCTATGGTGTCACGGACCTTAGGGCTGTGTTTCACGTGAAACGTTCTTCCTTGCGCGTGGAGCTCGCCGCACATGCTGCGTCGCAGTTACGCAACACGCCCGCAGAACGACGCCCCATTGCGCTTGAGCCACGACCATCGAGTAGGCCTGCACCCAGTCCTGGCCGCGGCCATGACCATCATCGATATCGGGTGTCCTACTGCTCGTCCGAACGGCTCGTCACCTGGTGTCGTGAGTATGTCCACCGACCCTAGGCGCGGTTGTAAGACCATAGCGCCCGGTGCGCCTCCGGTCCATGCGCAGAACCCGAAGGCACCTTATCGCCGCCTGACGGCGCTGCAGCTGCCAACAGTTGGACGGTTTCACGTGAAACATGGCCACACAAGCCCTCCAGGGAGACAGGTAGTAGGGCCCCGGACTCGATGCAGCCGACATGAGAGCACGCACTACAACTACGCAGCGTTTGAAGCACGTCACTTGCCTGCCGCATCCAGAATGACGGGAATCCCACATCCCTCCGTCGGTGCACCTTTCCCACGGACGTTGTCGCCGATGGGCCGAAGTCTCACCTGGGCCATCGAGCAACAGCACCCGCAAGTCGTGATCGTCCGCCGGTAGAGACAGCTTTTTGCGGGTAAATCACGTGGAAACATTGCCAAGACGCCGCCGATCCGCGGAAAAGACAAAAAGGGGGCCTGTTTCACGTGAAACAGGCCCCCTTGGGAGTCGCTCATGCTGCTGGAAGGCGTCAGTCGTTCGTGGGAGACAGCACGCCGATGATCCTGTTGAGATCATCGACGCTCGCGAACTCGATACTCACGCGGCCCTTCTTTGCGCCCAGTGTGATCTTCACACTGGTATCGAGCCGGTCGGACAGAGACGTGGCAAGGTAATCCAGGCGCTCATGGCGTGCGCCATCCCTGGGAGTGGAGGGCTTGCTTGCCCGTCGCAGCCCGCCGCTCAGGGCCACGATCTCCTCTGTGGATCTGACCGACAATCCCTCGGCGACGATCCTTTGCGCCAGCTTCTCCATTTCCGCAGGTTCCGCGAGGCCGAGCAGGGCACGCGCGTGCCCCGCTGAGAGGATCCCCGCAGCCACGCGGCGCTGAACGAGGGGTGGGAGCTTCATCAACCGAAGAGTATTGGAAATCTGGGGGCGGGAGCGACCGAGCCGACCGGCCAGCTCGTCATGCGAACATCCGAAGTCGTCGAGCAGCTGCTGGTAGGCAGCGGCCTCTTCCAGGGGATTGAGGGCACTCCTGTGAAGATTCTCGAGCAGGGCGTCCCGGAGAAGGTCGTCGTCCAGCGTCGACCGGATGATCGCGGGGATGGTCTCCATCCCTGCTTCGCGTGACGCCCGCAGGCGCCGCTCGCCCATGACCAGCTCGTAAGGAGCGTCCCCTACTTCCTTCGACGGGCGCACCACCACCGGCTGCAACACGCCGATCTCGCGGATCGAGTGGACCAACTCCGCGAGTTCATCGGCGTTGAACTCGGTACGGGGCTGCTTGCGGTTCGGGTGGATGCTGTCGAGCGCCAGGTCGGCGAACGTTGCACCGGGCACCTCCACGAGTTCACCTTCTGCACGCGCTGCACCACTGGCCGGCGCCGGGGCCGGGGCGGGCTTCTCGCTTGTTTCACGTGAAACGCCGACCGACGAGTCCTGCGTGGCAGCGCCAGGATCAGCGGTCGTGTCATCGACCGCAGGAGGAACGACCACGGCACCCCGCCGGCTGGGAAGGCCTGCAGACTCCTCCGTGCTGTCCTGCCGAGTATCTGTCCCGCCGGAAGGCCGCACGTCCGTCGCGTCGTCTCCGGAGGAGAGGACATCCAGCGCCGGGTCCAGGTCACCCGTTCTGCGGGATCGAGGGGCGTCCTCGACCGCGTGCGCCGCATTCTCCACGGCGTCCTCGGCGGCGGCGGCGTCCTCCTTACCGGGCGACTTTGCTCCGCGCGAGGATTCGGCGGTGCCGGTCGGTTTTCTCGACGATGTCTTCGCAACCCGTTTGGTTTGCGCGTCGAGGACGTTTTTGTTGATTCCGCTGCGGAGGGCCGACGAGTACGATCGCGGCTGCTCTGCCACGTCGTCCTCGGTGACACGCTCGAAGAAGAGGTCCACCGGCCGTCCCCCCTGCTTCCGGGACATGGGGGCGTCGTCCGGCTCGCGGGCCGCGCGCTTCTCAGGCGCCCGCTCGCGCTCGATCGTCTCGGGGGTCTCCTCAGCTGGGGCACTGGGGATCAGGGCGCCCAGTCCCCGGCCCAGGCCACGCCGCTTTTCCGCCATGTCATTCCTTCCACGATTCGGAGCGAAGCTCCGGCTCTACGTCTTGCGGGCCCAGCGGACCGTTGATCGGCCGTTATCAGGACCGCGAAGCGATCTCAGCCGCGGCTTCCTGGTAGGAGAGGGCACCACTGGATGAGGGGTCGTACGTCATGACGGTCTGCTGGTAACTCGGTGCCTCCGAGATCCTGACGGAACGCGGGACCACCGCCTTCAGCACCTGCTGGGGGAAGTGCTCGCGTACTTCCGCCGCCACCTGGGCCGCAAGATTCGTGCGTCCGTCGTACATCGTGAGGAGGATCGTCGAGACCGAGAGATCGGCGTTGAGGTGCTTCTGGATCATCTCGATGTTCTTCAGGAGCTGGCTGAGCCCTTCGAGCGCGTAGTACTCGCACTGAATGGGGATGAGGACTTCCTTGGCGGCTACGAACGCGTTGACCGTCAGCAGTCCCAGGCTGGGCGGGCAGTCGATGAAGACGAAGTCCAGCCGCGGTTCACCCTTCTCCTGGCGCTGCTTGGCGTACACCTCGATGGCACGGCGCAGACGCTGCTCGCGGGCGACGAGGGAGACCAGCTCGATCTCCGCACCGGCCAGGTGGATCGTGGCCGGTGCGCAGATGAGATTCGGTACGTCCGGGCACGCAGCGACGACATCACCCAGCGGGACGTCGTCGATGAGGACGTCGTAGATCGAGTCCACATCGGCATGGTGATCGATGTTCAGGGCGGTCGATGCGTTGCCCTGGGGGTCGATGTCGATCACCAGCACTTGCAGGCCGGCTGTTGCGAGGGCGGCGGCGATGTTGACCGTCGTCGTGGTCTTGCCCACCCCGCCCTTCTGGTTGCTGATCGTCATGATCCGCGTGCTCTTCGGTCGGGGGAGCTCTTTGCCCAGGAGCTTCTCGCGGCGTCTGGTTTCGCTCGCGAGTTCGCGCCCCAGGGGCGAGGAGTCATCCATCGCCTCCATCACGCTGTTGCCCTTCACCGGCTTCTTCGTCGCAGGGGAGCCGACGGAGTCCGACGCGTGAGTCGTGGTTTCACGTGAAACAAGCACTCCGGTATTTGCCGGATCTGAAAACTGTCCCGGTTGTATTTCGCGCAATCCGACGGTAAGAGGGCGTCCGGGAGCCAGCAATGGCTCGGACTTCTTCGCGGGGGCGTCCTTGATGGTCACTCAGTAGCTCACTCTCACATGCCAGACGTCGTTATCTACAAGGGTAACGGGATAACCCGTGCCGCACGGGACGGTGACACCACGGGGGCGGGCGGAAGATCAGGCAGGACGGACCGGGATCCGCACAACCGTCGTGGGCTCCTCCAGGACGTCCGCGCCGGCCGTGACGATCTCCGCCGATCCTCCGCCGAGCTTCCGGATCACTTTACGGGCCTTGTCGATCTCCTCGCCGGCACTCCGTCCCTTGATCGCGAGGACCTGGCCTCCGGCCCTCGTCAGGGGGATCGTCCACCCGGCGAGGGTGGAGAGAGCGGACACCGCACGCGCAGTCACGTAGTCGCCGTGCAGGATGCCCGCCATCTCCTCGGCGCGCGCCCGGTGCACCGTCACGTTGCCCAGGGCGAGATCGTCCACGACTTCCTTCAACCAGATGACGCGCCGCTCGAGCGGCTCGACCAGATCGAGGTGCAGGTCCGGTCGCGCGATCGCGATCGCCAGCCCGGGCAACCCGGCGCCGCTGCCGACATCGACGACCGAGGCATCAGCCTCCATGAGTTCTGCCACGACGGCGCAGTTCAGGACATGACGCCCCCAGAGACGAGGCACCTCCCTCGGCCCCAACAACCCGCGTTCGATACCTGACGAGGCCAGATGAGCCACGAAACCGCGGGCCAGTCCGAGCCGGTCACCGAAGACGGTTGAAGCCGCGGTCAGCTCCCCGGCCGTCGGTTCGGGGGCTCCGGCATCCGTACGGGCAGGATCAGTCATCGCTGGGGGAGATCACGATGTGCCGCGCCTGTCCCTCACCCTCGGACTCGCTGAGGAAGCCGAGATCGGCGACGACGTCGTGCACGATCTTCCGCTCGTAGGCTGACATCGGCGTCAATGCCATGTCCTCCCCGGTCTCCTTGACCTTCTCGACGGCGTCCTGCGCGATCTTCGTCAGCTCACGCCCGCGCCGGTCCCGGTAGCCGTCCACGTCCAGGACCAGCCGCGACCGCGCGTCGGTCGCGGTCAGCACGCTGAGCCGTGTCAGCTCCTGCAGGGCCTCGAGCACCTCGCCGTCGCGCCCGACGAGGGAGCTGAGCCCGGTGTCGGATGCATCCTCGGACACGATCGAGATGTACGTGCGGCCGCTGCGGACCTCGATGTCGATGTCTCCGTCGATATCCGCGATGTCGAGCAGTTCCTCGAGGTAGTCCGCCGCGACGTCACCCTCCTCGTCGAGGCGTGATGCCTTGCTCGCCGGGGTGGCCGCGACGTCGTCGTCGGGCTCCGGTTCGTGGCCGGCGGTCTGTTCTTCGTTGTCTACCGTCATCGCCTCTTCCTCTTCTTGCGCTGGGGCTGAACACGCTGGCCTCGGGGCTCCGGCACCGTCTCCGCGACCGGCTCGGTCTTCCGCTCCCCGAGCAGCGGGGCCACAGGCAGGCCCTTCTTGGCGCGCCGGTCCGCGAGGGCCTTGGCGGCGGGCGATCCCGGAGTGGGCATCCTGCGGATGACGTAGAACTGCTGCGCCATGGTCCACACGTTGGTCGTGGTCCAGTAGACCAGCACACCGATGGGGAAGTTGATGCCACCGATGCCGAACACCAGCGGGAGGATGTAGAGCATGATCTTCTGCTGACGCATGAACGGGCTCTGCATGGCCTCTTCGGACATGTTCTTCGCCATGATCTGCTTCTGCGTGATGAACTGCGACGCCGTCATGGCGATGATCATGACCACGGAGAGGATGATGACGCTGATGTTCCCGTCGGCGCCGAAGCTGCCGAGGAATGTCGACGAGAGGGGGGCGCCGAAGATCGTCGCATCATCGAACTGCCGGACGGACTCCGGCGACAACGCACCGATTCCCTCGTTGTCCTCGCTGGCCCGCGAGATCCCGTTGAGCACGGTGAAGAGGGCGAAGAAAAACGGCATCTGGATCAGGATCGGCAGACATGCGGCGAACGGATTCGTCCCGTGCTTCTTGTACAGGGCCATCTGTTCCTGCGTCATCGCCTGACGCGAGAGCTGGTCCGTCTTCCCCTTGTACTTCTGCTGCAGCTTGCGCAGGTCGGGCTGGAGCGCCTGCATACCGCGCTGCGCCTTGATCTGCTTGACGAAGACCGGGATGAGTGCGGCGCGGATGACGACGACGAGGCCGATGATCGACAGCACCCAGGTCCACCCGGATGCGGGATTCATTCCGAGGAACGTGAAGCCCTCGTGGAACATGAACATGATCCACGACACGAGCCACCTGAACGGTGTCAGGATCGTCTCAAAAAAACCCATAATCAGTCTGCTCCTCGGGCCGCGGGGCGGCTTTCGTCATCGGCCGGAATCACCGGGTGGTTCAACACAACTATCGCTGGCACGTTCCCCTCGCGGAAACGCCTGCCACCCGGCGGGACGTGATCCACACCGCCGGCGTTCCAGGGGTGGCATCGCATCAGTCGCCTGGAGGCGAGCCATATTCCGCGCAGGAATCCATGGACGGTCACGGCTTCGAGGGCATACGCCGAGCAGCTCGGGTAGAACCGGCACACCGGCCCGTACAACGGAGAGACGACCTTCCGGTACGCAATCAGGAAGCCGATCACCGTCAGGCGTGGGATCCCGACGACGAAGGCCAGCACTCGGAGAGCGACCTCACTCACGATACTCCGCCCTGCCTTCCCGGTGGTTCCAGGCCCCCAGCTTCCGGGCGACCGTGGACACACAGCTCGCGAAATCCTTGGTCAGGGCCGGCCAGTCACTCTCGGCGGACGCCGGTAGAGCGCGGACGACGAAGTCGTACCCGCGAGGATTCGCGTCGACCCACTCCGCCGCCAGGTGGCGCAGCCTCCGTTTAACGAGGTTGCGTGTGACAGCGTTCCCCACGTTCTTGCCGACGATGAATCCGACCCTCGACGGGGCGGTCTCCGTGGTCCTTGCGCCGTATAGCACAACGTTCCGGCGCCCTGATCGGGCGCCGGAACGTACGGTACGTGCAAAATCCGCTGCCGTTCTCACTCGGTGGATCATCGGGAGCATGGGGCTGACCTGATCCTCGCTGAAGGAGGGAAGCCCATGCCGACGCGATCATCCGAAGGATGCATGGCGAGGGAGGAACCGCTTATGCCGAGAGTTCGGTACGGCCCTTGCCGCGGCGCGCCGACAGGATGGCACGACCAGCGCGGGTGCGCATGCGAAGACGGAAACCATGCTTCTTGGCACGGCGGCGGTTATTCGGCTGAAAAGTCCGCTTGCTCACTGTAGTTACTCCAGAACGATCTTGAGATGCGTCCGGCCCATTGCAACAAGGGGGAAGAACAGACTGACGCGATGAAGGTGTACATCCGACATTCGCGGGAAGAGCTGTCACATCCCGAGGCCTCTTAGTACCCGGGAACACCTGTGATGGCATGCGAAATGCAGACATGTTGGACTACATAACGGTAGGGGACAGCGTCGACGGGCGTCAAACTCGTGGCGGACGACCGGCTGGGAGCCGGCGCACAGCCTGTGGACGAGTTTTCCACCGCCCTGT
This window contains:
- a CDS encoding ParA family protein, giving the protein MEAMDDSSPLGRELASETRRREKLLGKELPRPKSTRIMTISNQKGGVGKTTTTVNIAAALATAGLQVLVIDIDPQGNASTALNIDHHADVDSIYDVLIDDVPLGDVVAACPDVPNLICAPATIHLAGAEIELVSLVAREQRLRRAIEVYAKQRQEKGEPRLDFVFIDCPPSLGLLTVNAFVAAKEVLIPIQCEYYALEGLSQLLKNIEMIQKHLNADLSVSTILLTMYDGRTNLAAQVAAEVREHFPQQVLKAVVPRSVRISEAPSYQQTVMTYDPSSSGALSYQEAAAEIASRS
- the rsmG gene encoding 16S rRNA (guanine(527)-N(7))-methyltransferase RsmG, with protein sequence MTDPARTDAGAPEPTAGELTAASTVFGDRLGLARGFVAHLASSGIERGLLGPREVPRLWGRHVLNCAVVAELMEADASVVDVGSGAGLPGLAIAIARPDLHLDLVEPLERRVIWLKEVVDDLALGNVTVHRARAEEMAGILHGDYVTARAVSALSTLAGWTIPLTRAGGQVLAIKGRSAGEEIDKARKVIRKLGGGSAEIVTAGADVLEEPTTVVRIPVRPA
- a CDS encoding protein jag, whose protein sequence is MTVDNEEQTAGHEPEPDDDVAATPASKASRLDEEGDVAADYLEELLDIADIDGDIDIEVRSGRTYISIVSEDASDTGLSSLVGRDGEVLEALQELTRLSVLTATDARSRLVLDVDGYRDRRGRELTKIAQDAVEKVKETGEDMALTPMSAYERKIVHDVVADLGFLSESEGEGQARHIVISPSDD
- the yidC gene encoding membrane protein insertase YidC translates to MGFFETILTPFRWLVSWIMFMFHEGFTFLGMNPASGWTWVLSIIGLVVVIRAALIPVFVKQIKAQRGMQALQPDLRKLQQKYKGKTDQLSRQAMTQEQMALYKKHGTNPFAACLPILIQMPFFFALFTVLNGISRASEDNEGIGALSPESVRQFDDATIFGAPLSSTFLGSFGADGNISVIILSVVMIIAMTASQFITQKQIMAKNMSEEAMQSPFMRQQKIMLYILPLVFGIGGINFPIGVLVYWTTTNVWTMAQQFYVIRRMPTPGSPAAKALADRRAKKGLPVAPLLGERKTEPVAETVPEPRGQRVQPQRKKRKRR
- the yidD gene encoding membrane protein insertion efficiency factor YidD translates to MCPRSPGSWGPGTTGKAGRSIVSEVALRVLAFVVGIPRLTVIGFLIAYRKVVSPLYGPVCRFYPSCSAYALEAVTVHGFLRGIWLASRRLMRCHPWNAGGVDHVPPGGRRFREGNVPAIVVLNHPVIPADDESRPAARGAD
- the rnpA gene encoding ribonuclease P protein component, which gives rise to MLPMIHRVRTAADFARTVRSGARSGRRNVVLYGARTTETAPSRVGFIVGKNVGNAVTRNLVKRRLRHLAAEWVDANPRGYDFVVRALPASAESDWPALTKDFASCVSTVARKLGAWNHREGRAEYRE
- the rpmH gene encoding 50S ribosomal protein L34, which codes for MSKRTFQPNNRRRAKKHGFRLRMRTRAGRAILSARRGKGRTELSA